The following are from one region of the Muntiacus reevesi chromosome 3, mMunRee1.1, whole genome shotgun sequence genome:
- the BRD3OS gene encoding putative uncharacterized protein BRD3OS, with protein MSGRVPLAEKALSESYARLRYRDTSLLIWQQQQQKLASAVPGTYLSRSRSMWYSQYGNEAILVRDRNKLDVSRDTGQSKFCSIM; from the coding sequence ATGAGTGGCCGCGTCCCGCTGGCAGAGAAAGCTCTGTCTGAAAGCTACGCCCGGCTCCGGTACCGGGACACCTCCCTGCTCATctggcaacagcagcagcagaagctggCATCCGCAGTGCCCGGGACGTACCTGAGCAGGAGCCGAAGCATGTGGTACTCACAGTATGGCAACGAGGCCATCCTTGTCCGGGACAGAAACAAGCTGGATGTCTCACGGGACACAGGGCAGTCCAAGTTTTGTTCTATAATGTGA